The Paraburkholderia megapolitana genomic sequence TGCGAAGCGAAACGGGGAGCGCGCGACTGGCGTGCTCCCCGTTTTTATTGCGCGTCGGGGCGGTGTGTTTTCACCGCGACGCGAAGTATGCGGATGACCAGTATGCGAGGAACGTTGCGTTGTCTCATCAATGCGTTTTCTTCGTTTTCGATGGCGCCTTCTTTGCGCCAGGTTTCGCAGTGGCTTTCGAGCTCTTCGACACACTGCCCGTCGATTTTTTCGTCGTGTGCCGGCCTCTCAATGCTTTCTTCTTGCCCGACGACGAACTGCTATGGGCTGCGCGCGCGGGCGGCACCGGATCGTTCCAGCTAAAGGCGAGCATCTGACTGCCGACATAGCCGCAGCGGAACTTCAGATCCATCGGATCGCCGCCGCTCGCTTGCGGAATGCCGAGCCCTTCGACGGTCACGACGCTGTCGACCTTGACGCGCTGTTTGCCGTCGTCGAACGAATCGTTCCAGGGCGTGACCGACGCGTGAGAACTGTCGAACGAGCTGGGTGGAAAGTCGACGTGATCGAATGCGGAAGAAGTACTGACGACGAAATTGGCATGCGCGGCGCAATCGGCGACGAGCGGATCGGCGTGCATGTCATTGACGAATCGGGTGACGAGTTCGTTGTGCTGTTCGAGTTGATCGGCGAAGGCGGGGGCGGTGCAGACGAGCGAAACGCTTGCCATGAATACCGCTAGCCGGCCGATCCAGCGCAGCAACGGGCGCGGAGTGTTGGTGCAATCCATCTAGTTAAAGGCTATGAAGACGTCAGGCACATAAGATGCCGAGGCGCGAAGAGGAGTTCAATCCTGACGCAAATATTGTGTGGCGCGCATGGCGGCATGCCTTGCCGCCGCGCGACCTGCCGCAGCATTGTAGTGGATCGGCGGACCGTCACGTGCGAGGACCGCCCAGACGATAACGACGGACGTCGTAAGTGGTGACCCATGCAGGGCGATAAACCGCGATCAGCGCGGTGGACATACCGGTGAACCATGCTTCGCCGCTGGCCAGCAAAAAGACGCTGAATACGTAGCCGACTGGTATGACCGCAGTCGATCCATCGGAGAGTGCAATGTGCAATCCGAGCGCCAGCGCCGAAGTCGCAGTCACGGCGATCGCCGGCGAAACGAAGCCCAGTCCGAAGATAAACATGAAGAGATTGCGCGGCAGCCACGCGATGCTCGCCCGCTGCAGCAACGCCGAAATCCCGACCGGC encodes the following:
- a CDS encoding BspC domain-containing protein encodes the protein MDCTNTPRPLLRWIGRLAVFMASVSLVCTAPAFADQLEQHNELVTRFVNDMHADPLVADCAAHANFVVSTSSAFDHVDFPPSSFDSSHASVTPWNDSFDDGKQRVKVDSVVTVEGLGIPQASGGDPMDLKFRCGYVGSQMLAFSWNDPVPPARAAHSSSSSGKKKALRGRHTTKKSTGSVSKSSKATAKPGAKKAPSKTKKTH